GTCCCATCCATGAGTGGGTGCCGCGCGTGGAGCCACTGCCGATTGGAACGAATTTGATGGGGCGATACAAGCCCAACCCGGTTGCGATTTCTCGGGATTGCCCCCCGACTCCGAATCGACAACCCGATCCGGGATGGTTCCGAAAACGCCACAAGACGCCTCGGAGAGTCCGAAGCGTCTTGCGGGTGTGGATTCAGCCAATCGTGAGCCGTTGCTCGCCGACGATTACTTGGATTTCGTCGAGGAGGTGGTTTCAGCCGGCTTGGCCTTCGTGGTCGAAATGCTGGAGAACATTTCTTGCAAGGCTTTTTGCAGGGCATCGGTCGGAATCGCATACGATTCGACGCGACCGGCCCGAGCGATGTTCAACCCCAGCACTTTGCCATCCAGATCGACCAGCGGCCCGCCGCAATCGGTGGCCTTCAGCACCGTGTCATGCTGCAGAATGACCGGGAAGCCCATCTTGCGGGTGCTGAGAGTGCTGCCCATGGCGTTCTGCACATCGGAACGATCCACCCCTTGGCGGCGTCCGAGTTTGACCAGCAGCTTGATTTCTTCGCCGCCGCGGTTGAGCAGAATTTCGATGGTTTGGCCGGGCTTCGACTTCGAGAGCGCCTCGAACACGCCTTCTCGCGTCGTGATGCGCTGATCGCCAATCGCCAGCAGGTAGTCGTTCTTCTTGACCCCGGCCTTCTCGGCGGCGCTGTTCTTCACCACGTCTTTGATCATGATCCGCGATTCGTTGACGATCGGCTCGATGCCCAAGAAGCCACCTTGGGGAACGGTGGTTTCGATGGCCAATTCGCGACGGGAGAGCGTGCGGGTTCCGACCGACACCACACCCACGGCGGCGGGGACCGAATCCATGCCCGGCGATGCGACCCAGTTGCCGACCGTGCCAGCCGTGTTGGCCCACTTCACAACAGGCAAGTTGCGGAGTTCCACTTTGATGAGCGCCAGATCGAACGCTTCATTGGTGGCGACCACCTTGGCGGGCACCTTGCGATCGTCGCGGAAGATGACTTGCAGATCGCCGACGAGTTCGCTGTTCTTGGTGACGATGTAGCCATCCGAGCGAACGACGGTACCGAGCGCGACGTCTTGGTCCTCAATGCGGACGCGGACGACGCTGGGCAGAACGTCTTTAATCGGATCTTTGAAACTCTGCAGGAACGCCGAAGCATTCTTGCGAGAGAAATTTTTGAACGGGTCTTCGTTTGCCGATTGGGCGAACAGCGAAGTCGGGGACAAGACCAACGCCAGCCCCAGAGCGGAGATCCAGCGTGAAGAACGGATCGCAACCGAACGGCTCATGTTGGGTTCCAAATGGATGGTGACGGTTGCCGAGCGTATGAGCGACACACGCTCGGTGCCATGGGACTACTGATTCTCACGAGTTCCAACAGTGATTCGAAGTTTGATGGTTTCGTTGCCACGTTTGACTTCGAGAATCACCACTTCGCCGGGACTCTTGGTTTGCAACGCGGGAATCAGATCATCCCGCTTGCCGAACGGTTTGCGATCAAATGAGAGAATTCGATCGTCGACTTTCACGCCCGCTTTTTCGGCAGGGCTTTTGGGCAACACTTGGACCACGACCGGAGCTTCGGAATCGGGATCCAAGACCAACCCGTAGAACGGAGCATTTTCCGTGGGGGCCGGTGTCGGGGCATCGGGTGCGGGCTTTTTCGGCGTCTTGGCTTTGCCGAACCAGCCACCACCCCAGGCTTCGCTCGCCAGCAGTCGGCTCCAGGTGTCGCGGTACGTGTTGACCGGCACATGGTAATTATAGTGAATCAGCGGTCCGATGCGGCTATGAATTCCAATCACTCGGCCATGCATATCAAACAGAGGGCCACCCGAATCGCCACCCACCAGGGTGCAATCGGATTGCACGACTTTTTCGGAGACGCTCAGGATGCGACCAACTCGCACGACCGGGGAACGCGACGACTTGTAACCGCCAGGATGACCGATGGCCACGCACCATTCGCCCTTCTTGAGTGCGCCGGAATCGCCCAATTGGGCAAACGGCCACTGCTTGTCGGGTTCGGTGATTTTGACCATCCCGGAATCGATGTCGCTGTTGAGTCCCAGCGATTTGCCCTTGGCGCGGGTTCCATCTGGCAGAAAGATCACCACATCTTTGCCCGCTTCGCCGATTACGTGGGCGGCGGTGAGAATGTAGCCATCTTCGCTGATAATCACACCACTGCCCATGGATGAGCCAATGGCGAGGCCGACCGTGCAGGGGCGAACTTGATCGACCACTTTGCGGGTCTGATCTTGGATGTCTTTGAGGTCTTTGGGACTCTCGGGGGTTGGCTTGCGGAAAATGGCCGGCAGGTCTTGCGACACCGGGCCAACCACCGGTGCCGGCGTTTCGGCACGCACCGATGAGGTTCCCACGGCAATCGCCAGTACCACCCACACGGCCTGACGCAAGATCGGCATACGGATTGGATTCATGGGCAGCTTGCTCACGGAGGTTGAAGCGTTGGTCCTTGCCGGGCAACCTGGGAGAGTCGGTCGTCCATTCATGCGATCAGTCGACGCGGAGAAGATGAAATCTACTTTACTCTTTCTCCATCTTTTCACGCAAGTCAACACCACGCAAAATTTT
This DNA window, taken from Tuwongella immobilis, encodes the following:
- a CDS encoding S1C family serine protease, whose protein sequence is MSRSVAIRSSRWISALGLALVLSPTSLFAQSANEDPFKNFSRKNASAFLQSFKDPIKDVLPSVVRVRIEDQDVALGTVVRSDGYIVTKNSELVGDLQVIFRDDRKVPAKVVATNEAFDLALIKVELRNLPVVKWANTAGTVGNWVASPGMDSVPAAVGVVSVGTRTLSRRELAIETTVPQGGFLGIEPIVNESRIMIKDVVKNSAAEKAGVKKNDYLLAIGDQRITTREGVFEALSKSKPGQTIEILLNRGGEEIKLLVKLGRRQGVDRSDVQNAMGSTLSTRKMGFPVILQHDTVLKATDCGGPLVDLDGKVLGLNIARAGRVESYAIPTDALQKALQEMFSSISTTKAKPAETTSSTKSK
- a CDS encoding S1C family serine protease — its product is MNPIRMPILRQAVWVVLAIAVGTSSVRAETPAPVVGPVSQDLPAIFRKPTPESPKDLKDIQDQTRKVVDQVRPCTVGLAIGSSMGSGVIISEDGYILTAAHVIGEAGKDVVIFLPDGTRAKGKSLGLNSDIDSGMVKITEPDKQWPFAQLGDSGALKKGEWCVAIGHPGGYKSSRSPVVRVGRILSVSEKVVQSDCTLVGGDSGGPLFDMHGRVIGIHSRIGPLIHYNYHVPVNTYRDTWSRLLASEAWGGGWFGKAKTPKKPAPDAPTPAPTENAPFYGLVLDPDSEAPVVVQVLPKSPAEKAGVKVDDRILSFDRKPFGKRDDLIPALQTKSPGEVVILEVKRGNETIKLRITVGTRENQ